One window of the Ammospiza caudacuta isolate bAmmCau1 chromosome 9, bAmmCau1.pri, whole genome shotgun sequence genome contains the following:
- the DENND10 gene encoding DENN domain-containing protein 10: protein MAEPEAQLLRAVGLIEKDTNGDVLWVWCYPSVTAELRTLLLRKCCLTDENKLLHTFVFGQYKRSWFYITTVEVQDSPALKKVTHFSIVLTAKDFNPEKYAAFTRILCRIYLKHGSPVKMMESYIAVLTKGICQSEENGSFLSKDFDARKAYLAGSIKDIVSQFGMETVILYTALMLKKRIVVYHPRIEAIQEFTRTLPALVWHRQDWSILHSYVHLNEDELEALKACTGYIAGFTDSEVSSRSDLYDVYVNLADSEITVSPVAKEAMTMGKLHKEIGQLIVQSAEDPDKSDSQVIKDISLKTKEILATLASLTEVSDGNEKPTLNAEGLKQKRFPPATENFLFHLAAAEQMLKI from the exons ATGGCAGAGCCGGAGGCGCAGCTGCTGCGGGCCGTGGGGCTGATCG AAAAAGACACCAACGGAGatgttttgtgggtttggtgTTATCCGTCGGTAACAGCGGAACTGAGGACTCTGCTGCTGCGAAAGTGCTGCCTTACAgatgaaaacaagctgctccaCACGTTTGTGTTCGGCCAGTATAAAAGGTCTTGGTTCTACATCACAACGGTAGAAGTTCAAGATTCTCCAGCCTTGAAGAAG GTGACCCACTTCTCCATTGTCCTGACAGCCAAAGACTTCAACCCAGAGAAATATGCAGCCTTCACCAGGATCCTCTGCAG AATCTACCTGAAGCATGGAAGCCCAGTTAAAATGATGGAGAGTTACATTGCAGTCCTCACAAAGGGCATCTGCCAAAGTGAAGAAAATGGATCCTTCCTCAGCAAGGACTTTGATGCTCGGAAGGCTTACCTTGCTGGCTCCATCAAAG ATATAGTGTCTCAGTTTGGAATGGAAACAGTTATTTTATATACTGCACTGATGTTAAAGAAGAGAATTGTAGTGTACCATCCCAGAATAGAAGCTATCCAGGAATTTACCAG GACTTTGCCTGCTTTAGTGTGGCATCGACAAGACTGGTCAATTCTTCATTCATATGTGCATCTAAATGAGGATGAACTGGAAGCCTTAAAAGCCTGCACAG GTTACATTGCTGGATTTACAGACTCTGAAGTGAGCAGTAGATCAGACCTCTATGATGTCTATGTGAATTTGGCAGACAGTGAGATTACAGTTTCACCTGTAGCAAAAG AGGCAATGACAATGGGAAAACTTCACAAAGAAATTGGACAACTAATTGTTCAGTCTGCAGAAGATCCAGATAAATCAGACAGCCAAGTCATTAAg GACATTTCTCTGAAGACAAAAGAAATCTTGGCCACTTTAGCCTCACTTACTGAAGTTTCTGATGGCAATGAAAAACCAACCCTTAATGCTGAGGGTCTGAAACAAAAGCGATTTCCACCAGCCacagaaaatttcctttttcatttagCAGCTGCTGAACAAATGCTCAAAATCTGA
- the SFXN4 gene encoding sideroflexin-4: MDANLRFWRAEGQSFFQRFLLWADALDPLLLLKSSNEIQRTRLSILINEKTLSEPIQNNQTKKDFLLSLSSVHPDTDKIIPVLFRPPAFMPITLPLVIISSVQRHARHSFFWQFVFHTYTTAFTLVNGNGTPKAQGYSLQQKQLLLGLGAISYSACVGALPLVFMNRYMLKNSLMHLVVRKLLPAPLLGLTSAFTVAMVRSPEFDNGIEVMDKNGKVIGVSKKAGEKAVMETALSRAVLFGTTFFLPEVLMHCVQRARIVKNPRALGPVRMFVIMSVLAGMLPVSFSMFPQCGEIKRADLEPEILSSTEETVFFYNRGI, from the exons ATGGATGCCAACCTGCGCTTCTGGAGGGCGGAGGGGCAG TCTTTCTTCCAGAGGTTTCTCCTCTGGGCGGACGCCTTGGatccgctgctgctgctcaagtCCTCC AATGAAATACAAAGAACCAGGTTATCAATACTAATCAATGAGAAGACCCTAAGTGAGCCCATACAGAATAATCAG ACTAAAAAAGACTTCTTGCTAAGCCTG tCCAGTGTACATCCTGATACAGACAAGATAATTCCTGTTTTGTTTAGACCTCCAG cTTTCATGCCCATAACTCTTCCCTTG GTCATCATTTCATCTGTTCAGCGCCACGCAAGGCATTCTTTCTTTTGGCAG TTTGTGTTTCACACATACACCACAGCATTCACTCTGGTAAATGGAAATGGCACCCCAAAGGCTCAA GGATACTCACTTCAGCAAAAGCAGCTCTTGCTTGGCTTGGGAGCCATTTCCTATTCAGCCTGTGTTGGT GCTCTCCCTCTTGTCTTCATGAATCGTTACATGTTGAAGAACTCATTAATGCACCTTGTGGTCAGAAaactgctgcctgctcctctgcttG GTCTGACGAGTGCGTTTACCGTGGCAATGGTGAGAAGCCCAGAATTTGATAATGGGATAGAAGTGATGGACAAGAATGGCAAGGTTATAGGGGTGTCTAAGAAGGCTGGTGAGAAG GCTGTTATGGAAACAGCATTGTCCAGAGCAGTCTTGTTTGGGACAACGTTCTTCCTGCCAGAAGTGCTGATGCACTGTGTGCAGAG AGCAAGAATTGTTAAAAATCCTCGTGCTTTGGGTCCTGTGAGGATGTTTGTGATTATGTCAGTCCTAGCAGGGATGCTGCCAGTCTCCTTTAGTATGTTTCCACAGTGTGGGGAG ATAAAGCGAGCAGACCTTGAACCAGAAATTCTGTCATCTACAGAAGAAACAGTGTTCTTCTACAACAGGGGCATTTAG